From Sceloporus undulatus isolate JIND9_A2432 ecotype Alabama chromosome 6, SceUnd_v1.1, whole genome shotgun sequence, one genomic window encodes:
- the LOC121933750 gene encoding olfactory receptor 5F1-like, which yields MVNETTVTEFILLGLSSNSEAQFFLFGLFLVIYLVALIGNILILLVISLDKRLHKPMYFFLVNLSVVDIGYTTTTIPKMLINYLSQDKRISLAGCFSQMYFFISFAGIECLLLGIMAYDRYAAICHPLHYNVLLSPKMCACLAAAAWILGLSNSGVHSGLMSSLSFCQDNVIHHFFCDVPPLFQLSCSDTKVNQIVTFVVGGGVVMGPLLVILVSYVYIVLTILRMRTKEGRLKAFSTCASHLTVVGIYYGASIFTYFRPNSTYSQEQDRAMPVLYGILTPMLNPIIYSLRNKDVQGVLQ from the coding sequence ATGGTGAATGAAACAACAGTCACTGAATTTATACTCCTGGGACTTTCCAGCAACTCAGAGGCACAATTCTttctctttggtctctttcttgTCATTTATTTAGTAGCTTTGATTGGGAACATTCTTATCCTTCTTGTGATCAGTTTGGACAAAAGACTTCACAAGCCCATGTATTTTTTCCTTGTCAATCTCTCTGTGGTGGACATTGGGTACACAACTACCACTATCCCCAAGATGCTGATCAATTACCTTTCCCAGGACAAGAGGATTTCCCTAGCAGGCTGCTTTTCTCAAATGTATTTCTTCATCTCCTTTGCTGGGATTGAGTGCCTTCTGCTGGGTATCATGGCCTATGACCGGTATGCAGCTATTTGTCACCCACTGCACTATAATGTGCTGTTGAGCCCAAAAATGTGTGCCTGTCTTGCAGCAGCTGCTTGGATTCTTGGCTTGTCTAACTCAGGGGTACACTCGGGCCTGATGTCTTCTTTATCCTTCTGTCAAGACAATGTCATCCACCACTTTTTCTGTGACGTCCCACCCCTGTTTCAGCTCTCTTGCTCTGACACTAAGGTCAACCAAATTGTTACTTTTGTGGTGGGTGGAGGTGTTGTCATGGGTCCACTCCTGGTTATTCTTGTATCTTATGTCTATATAGTCTTGACTATCCTTAGGATGCGCACAAAGGAGGGCCGTCTTAAGGCATTCTCCACCTGTGCTTCTCACTTGACTGTTGTGGGCATCTATTATGGGGCTAGCATCTTCACATACTTTCGCCCCAACTCCACCTACTCCCAGGAGCAAGACCGGGCCATGCCTGTACTTTATGGGATCCTAACACCTATGCTTAATCCAATTATCTATAGCCTGAGGAACAAGGATGTGCAAGGAGTACTCCAG